One Clavelina lepadiformis chromosome 1, kaClaLepa1.1, whole genome shotgun sequence genomic region harbors:
- the LOC143447371 gene encoding nicotinate phosphoribosyltransferase-like translates to MAEELSTFMEARKENGVHMPINNVVQPLLTDLYQITMAYAYWKSGKMEDQAVFDLFFRKNPFRGEFTVYAGLEECVKFLQNFHYSSSDIAYLRGTFPSIDEGFWTYLSNIDASQVSLHSMPEGYIVFPKTPLLRVEGPLPVVQLLETTLLNLINYASLVATNAARFRIAVGNKIKLLEFGLRRAQGPDGALSASKYCYIGGFDGTSNVLAGKQFGIPVYGTHAHAFVSSFKSVEDVKENSNGGSCIKVDQFKALVLHWLPQVCSILNVIENETNKGELAAFIAYAVAFPTTCLCLLDTYSVIRSGLPNFLAVALALDDLGYKAVGVRLDSGDLAYLSKKCRAAFKTIAKEFSKSWMESFVIVASNDINEDTLRSLKEQGHEIDSFGIGTHLVTCQKQPALGCVFKLVAVNDEPRMKLSEEVQKINLPGRKDVYRLYSAEGLAVLDLVQLTNEEPPQVGVKMMVRHPLVESKRAYVCPHKTELLHKQYWGPDGVMQNFPTLEELKERTAWSLKTLRPDIKRELNPTPYKVSVTDTMYHFLHELWLDHVPIGELT, encoded by the exons ATGGCAGAAGAGTTATCAACTTTCATGGAAGCGAGAAAAGAAAATGGAGTTCATATGCCAATTAACAATGTTGTGCAGCCACTTCTAACTG ATCTCTACCAGATTACAATGGCTTATGCATATTGGAAAAGTGGTAAAATGGAAGACCAAGCTGTATTTGACCtattttttcgaaaaaatcCTTTTCGAGGTGAATTCACTGTGTATGCTGGTCTAGAAGAGTGTgtcaaatttttgcaaaactttcacTACTCTTCATCAG ACATCGCATATCTTCGTGGAACATTTCCTTCAATAGACGAGGGGTTTTGGACTTACCTCTCTAACATCGATGCATCCCAG GTCTCTTTGCATTCAATGCCTGAAGGTTACATAGTTTTTCCTAAAACCCCACTTCTCCGTGTTGAAGGTCCTTTGCCAGTGGTACAACTACTCGAAACAACTCTGCTTAATCTTATTAACTATGCAAG TTTAGTTGCAACAAATGCTGCACGATTTCGAATCGCTGTCGGCAACAAGATCAAGTTGTTGGAGTTTGGCCTGAGAAGAGCACAGGGTCCAGATGGTGCACTTTCTGCTTCAAAATACTGCTACATTGGGG GTTTTGATGGGACAAGCAACGTATTGGCTGGCAAGCAGTTCGGCATTCCAGTTTATGGAACACATGCACATGCTTTTGTCAGCAGTTTTAAATCAGTGGAAGATGTGAAGGAG AATTCCAATGGAGGTTCTTGCATCAAGGTAGATCAGTTCAAAGCATTGGTCTTACATTGGTTGCCGCAAGTGTGTTCAATTCTTAACgttattgaaaatgaaacaaataaagGAGAACTGGCTGCTTTTATTGCATATGCCGTTGCTTTTCCTACCACTTGTCTATGTCTGCTAGACACTTACTCTGTTATAAG GAGTGGGCTCCCAAACTTTCTGGCCGTTGCACTGGCCCTCGATGACCTCGGTTACAAAGCCGTAGGTGTCAGGCTGGACAGTGGAGATTTGGCATATTTGTCGAAAAAGTGCAGGGCAGCGTTTAAAACCATTGCAAAAGA ATTTTCTAAGTCATGGATGGAAAGCTTTGTGATAGTAGCAAGCAATGATATCAATGAAGATACTTTGCGTTCTCTGAAGGAACAG GGCCATGAGATTGACAGTTTTGGCATTGGCACCCACCTGGTAACTTGTCAGAAGCAACCAGCACTTGGCTGTGTGTTCAAG CTTGTCGCAGTGAACGACGAGCCGCGTATGAAGTTGAGCGAAGAAgtacaaaaaattaacttacCAGGCCGCAAGGATGTCTACCGACTCTACTCCGCTGAAGGTCTTGCCGTGTTGGACTTGGTGCAGCTGACTAACGAAGAACCGCCGCAg GTCGGCGTGAAGATGATGGTGCGCCACCCGCTGGTGGAATCTAAACGCGCTTACGTCTGTCCTCATAAAACGGAGCTTTTACACAAACAATATTGGGGACCAGATGGGGTCATGCAAAATTTTCCCACCCTTGAAGAGCTAAA agaGAGGACAGCCTGGTCGTTGAAAACTCTGCGTCCTGATATAAAAAGGGAACTGAATCCCACCCCGTACAAG GTATCAGTGACCGACACCATGTATCATTTCTTACATGAGCTTTGGCTCGACCATGTGCCCATAGGAGAGTTAACGTAA
- the LOC143468682 gene encoding serine-threonine kinase receptor-associated protein-like: MAKQVPLTCSGHTRPVVDLAFSQKATDGYFMISACKDGKPMLRQGDTGDWVGTFLGHKGAVWAATLNTDATKAATGAADFSANLWDAVNGEVKASFQHKHIVKAVSFSPDCTRLLTGGQEKLVRSFLIEKPNADPDILGNHDSAIKKAIWSNDGKVALTASEDKTIRKWDCGSKQEVQRITLDSAVCDVELSLDGKILLVTHNKDISIYDASTFEKMREFSIPTQVYSASLHPEKKFIVAGGEDFKLYKFDFETLEELDSCKGHFGPVHIVRFSPDGELYASGSEDGTVRLWQTNLGTNYGLWKCINPGDDDSNSTT; this comes from the exons ATGGCAAAACAAGTACCATTAACGTGCAGTGGTCACACAAGGCCTGTTGTTGACTTGGCATTCAGTCAAAAAGCCACTGATGGCTATTTTATGATAAGCGCTTGTAAAG ATGGCAAACCAATGCTCAGACAAGGTGACACAGGAGACTGGGTAGGGACTTTTCTTGGACATAAAGGTGCTGTTTGGGCTGCAACCCTAAACACCGATGCCACAAAAGCAGCCACTGGTGCAGCAGACTTTTCTGC AAACCTGTGGGATGCAGTTAATGGAGAGGTGAAGGCTTCCTTTCAGCATAAACACATCGTTAAAGCTGTTTCATTTTCTCCTGACTGTACAAGATTGCTAACTGGTGGACAAGAAAAACTGGTCCGATCATTTCTTATTGAGAAGCCTAATGCCG aTCCAGACATACTTGGAAACCATGATAGTGCAATTAAAAAAGCGATTTGGTCAAATGATGGCAAAGTTGCACTCACAGCATCAGAAGACAAAACAATAAG AAAATGGGACTGTGGATCAAAACAAGAAGTTCAGAGAATAACATTAGATTCAGCAGTTTGTGACGTTGAACTTTCTTTGGATGGAAAGATTCTTCTGGTCACACACAACAAAGATATATCTATTTACGATGCTTCAAC ATTTGAGAAGATGCGTGAATTTAGTATTCCAACCCAAGTTTACTCTGCAAGTTTACATCCagagaaaaaatttattgtagccGGTGGGGAAGAtttcaaactttataaattCGACTTTGAAACGCTTGAAGAGCTAG ATTCTTGTAAGGGTCATTTTGGTCCTGTCCATATTGTACGATTTTCACCTGATGGCGAGTTATATGCAAGTGGCAGCGAAGATGGCACTGTTAGACTTTGGCAAACAAACCTGGGAACAAATTACGGTTTATGGAAATGTATTAATCCAG GTGATGATGATTCAAACTCAACGACTTGA
- the LOC143444352 gene encoding 3-dehydrosphinganine reductase-like yields the protein MFLVMLAPVVIIVVFAIVASRPARLRLRGAHVLITGGSSGIGLEIAKECARQGGFITLAARSKSKLEEAKLEVEPHLQGGGERQCVMILPLDVSAPYDEIEAGIRGIEEKLGPVDVLINSAGISYAKAFEDTPVEKFEELMKVNYLGSVNCTQVVLPGMKQRKKGRIVFISSQAGQTSVFGYSAYSATKFALRGLAETLQMEVKPHNIAVTISFPPDTDTPGFRAEDKPEETNLIAETSGLFAADVVAKGVVRDMVKGEYMSIYGLDGFMLGHMTAGMAPCNSTLSALFQVLLMSPLRIVGLAYLKSFDGIVLKCMQKREKAKAATSAKND from the exons ATGTTTCTGGTGATGCTAGCACCAGTTGTGataattgttgtttttgccaTTGTTGCATCACGTCCAGCACGACTTCGATTAAGAGGTGCCCATGTCCTCATCACTGGCGGTTCCTCGGGAATCGGTTTGGAAATCGCAAAGGAATGCGCTCGGCAAGGTGGATTTATAACATTAGCTGCAAGAAGCAAAAGTAAACTGGAAGAAGCCAAGTTAGAAGTAGAACCTCATTTGCAGGGGGGCGGTGAAAGGCAGTGTGTAATGATTCTTCCATTAGATGTATCTGCTCCGTATGATGAG ATTGAGGCTGGAATTCGAGGCATCGAAGAAAAGTTAGGCCCAGTTGATGTTCTTATAAACTCTGCTGGTATATCTTATGCAAAAGCCTTTGAG GATACACCAGTGGAAAAATTTGAAGAGTTAATGAAAGTAAACTACTTGGGCTCAGTCAACTGCACACAAGTGGTCCTGCCCGGAATGAAGCAACGCAAGAAAG GACGAATTGTTTTCATTAGCTCTCAAGCTGGACAGACGTCTGTCTTTGGTTATTCTGCTTACTCTGCAACAAAATTTGCCCTTCGAGGGCTTGCTGAAACTCTTCAAATGGAA GTGAAACCTCATAATATTGCAGTTACAATTTCGTTTCCACCAGACACAGACACGCCTGGCTTCCGAGCGGAAG aCAAACCCGAAGAAACCAATTTAATTGCTGAGACATCTGGCTTGTTTGCTGCTGATGTAGTAGCAAAAGGTGTTGTTCGAGATATGGTGAAAGGAGAATATATGAGCATCTATGGACTTGATGGATTTATGTTGG GTCACATGACTGCAGGTATGGCCCCCTGTAACTCAACTCTTTCTGCCCTGTTCCAAGTTTTACTAATGAGCCCGTTGCGAATTGTTGGTCTGGCTTACCTGAAAAGTTTTGATggaattgttttgaaatgcaTGCAGAAGAGAGAAAAAGCGAAGGCAGCGACCTCAGCAAAGAATGATTAA